In Chlorocebus sabaeus isolate Y175 chromosome 5, mChlSab1.0.hap1, whole genome shotgun sequence, one genomic interval encodes:
- the NME4 gene encoding nucleoside diphosphate kinase, mitochondrial → MGGLFWRSALRGLRCGLRAPDPSLLVRPSSGGPSWTRERTLVAVKPDGVQRRLVGDVIQRFERRGFTLVGMKMLQAPESVLAEHYQDLRRKPFYPALIRYMSSGPMVAMVWEGHNVVHTSRAVTGHTDSAEAAPGTIRGDFSVHISRNVIHASDSVEGVQREIQLWFQSSELVSWADGGQHSSIHSA, encoded by the exons ATGGGCGGCCTCTTCTGGCGCTCCGCGCTGCGGGGGCTGCGCTGCGGCCTGCGGGCCCCGGACCCGAGCCTGCTCGTGCGCCCCAGCTCGG GAGGGCCCTCCTGGACCCGGGAACGGACCCTGGTGGCGGTGAAGCCAGATGGGGTGCAACGGCGGCTCGTTGGGGACGTGatccagcgctttgagaggcggGGCTTCACGCTGGTCGGGATGAAGATGCTGCAG GCACCAGAGAGCGTCCTTGCCGAGCACTACCAGGACCTGCGGAGGAAGCCCTTCTACCCTGCCCTCATCCGCTACATGAGCTCTGGGCCCATGGTGGCCATG GTCTGGGAAGGGCACAATGTCGTCCACACCTCCAGGGCCGTGACTGGACACACTGATTCGGCTGAGGCTGCCCCAGGAACCATAAGGGGTGACTTCAGCGTGCACATCAGCAG GAATGTCATCCACGCCAGCGACTCCGTGGAGGGGGTCCAGCGGGAGATCCAGCTGTGGTTCCAGAGCAGTGAGCTGGTGAGCTGGGCAGACGGGGGCCAGCACAGCAGCATCCACTCAGCCTGA
- the DECR2 gene encoding peroxisomal 2,4-dienoyl-CoA reductase [(3E)-enoyl-CoA-producing] isoform X1, with protein MAQPPPDVEGDDCLPAYRHLFCPDLLRDKVAFITGGGSGIGFRIAEIFMRHGCHTVIASRSLPRVLMAARKLAGATGRRCLPLCMDVRAPPAVMAAVDQALKEFGRIDILINCAAGNFLCPAGALSFNAFKTVMDIDTSGTFNVSRVLYEKFFRDHGGVIVNITATLGNRGQALQVHAGSAKAAVDAMTRHLAVEWGPQNIRVNSLAPGPISGTEGLRRLGTALREPRPPTDPSLGHRVPMEASRNLAGGGPQASLSTKVTVSPLQRLGNKTEIAHSVLFLASPLASYVTGAVLVADGGAWLTFPNDVKGLADFASFSSKL; from the exons ATGGCCCAGCCGCCGCCCGACGTGGAGGGGGACGACTGTCTCCCTGCATACCGTCACCTCTTCTGCCCGGACCTGCTGCG GGACAAAGTGGCCTTCATCACAGGCGGCGGCTCTGGGATTGGGTTCCGGATTGCTGAGATTTTCATGCg GCACGGCTGCCACACGGTGATCGCCAGCAGGAGCCTGCCACGAGTGTTGATG GCCGCCAGGAAGCTGGCTGGGGCCACCGGCCGGCGCTGCCTCCCCCTCTGTATGGACGTCCGAGCACCCCCAGCTGTGATGGCTGCCGTGGACCAGGCTCTGAAGGAGTTTGGCAGAATTGACATTCTCATTAACT GTGCGGCTGGGAACTTCCTGTGCCCCGCCGGCGCCTTGTCCTTCAACGCCTTCAAGACCGTGATGGACATCGACACCAGCGGCACCTTCAATGTGTCTCGCGTGCTCTATGAGAAGTTCTTCCGG GACCACGGAGGGGTGATCGTGAACATCACTGCCACCCTGGGGAACCGGGGGCAGGCGCTCCAGGTGCATGCAGGCTCTGCCAAGGCTGCTGTGG ACGCGATGACACGGCACTTGGCTGTGGAGTGGGGTCCCCAGAACATCCGCGTCAACAGCCTCGCCCCTGGCCCCATCAGTGGCACGGAGGGGCTCCGGCGACTGGGTACGGCTCTCAGGGAGCCCAGGCCTCCCACAGATCCTTCCCTGGGACACAGGGTACCCATGGAAGCTTCCAGAAACTTGGCAGGGG GTGGCCCCCAGGCCAGCCTGAGCACCAAGGTCACTGTGAGCCCGCTGCAGAGGCTGGGGAACAAGACCGAGATTGCCCACAGTGTGCTTTTCCTGGCCAGCCCTCTGGCTTCCTATGTGACGGGGGCTGTGCTGGTGGCCGATGGCGGGGCATGGTTGACGTTCCCAAACGATGTCAAAGGGCTGGCGGATTTCGCATCCTTCTCTTCTAAACTCTAG
- the DECR2 gene encoding peroxisomal 2,4-dienoyl-CoA reductase [(3E)-enoyl-CoA-producing] isoform X2 → MAQPPPDVEGDDCLPAYRHLFCPDLLRDKVAFITGGGSGIGFRIAEIFMRHGCHTVIASRSLPRVLMAARKLAGATGRRCLPLCMDVRAPPAVMAAVDQALKEFGRIDILINCAAGNFLCPAGALSFNAFKTVMDIDTSGTFNVSRVLYEKFFRDHGGVIVNITATLGNRGQALQVHAGSAKAAVDAMTRHLAVEWGPQNIRVNSLAPGPISGTEGLRRLGGPQASLSTKVTVSPLQRLGNKTEIAHSVLFLASPLASYVTGAVLVADGGAWLTFPNDVKGLADFASFSSKL, encoded by the exons ATGGCCCAGCCGCCGCCCGACGTGGAGGGGGACGACTGTCTCCCTGCATACCGTCACCTCTTCTGCCCGGACCTGCTGCG GGACAAAGTGGCCTTCATCACAGGCGGCGGCTCTGGGATTGGGTTCCGGATTGCTGAGATTTTCATGCg GCACGGCTGCCACACGGTGATCGCCAGCAGGAGCCTGCCACGAGTGTTGATG GCCGCCAGGAAGCTGGCTGGGGCCACCGGCCGGCGCTGCCTCCCCCTCTGTATGGACGTCCGAGCACCCCCAGCTGTGATGGCTGCCGTGGACCAGGCTCTGAAGGAGTTTGGCAGAATTGACATTCTCATTAACT GTGCGGCTGGGAACTTCCTGTGCCCCGCCGGCGCCTTGTCCTTCAACGCCTTCAAGACCGTGATGGACATCGACACCAGCGGCACCTTCAATGTGTCTCGCGTGCTCTATGAGAAGTTCTTCCGG GACCACGGAGGGGTGATCGTGAACATCACTGCCACCCTGGGGAACCGGGGGCAGGCGCTCCAGGTGCATGCAGGCTCTGCCAAGGCTGCTGTGG ACGCGATGACACGGCACTTGGCTGTGGAGTGGGGTCCCCAGAACATCCGCGTCAACAGCCTCGCCCCTGGCCCCATCAGTGGCACGGAGGGGCTCCGGCGACTGG GTGGCCCCCAGGCCAGCCTGAGCACCAAGGTCACTGTGAGCCCGCTGCAGAGGCTGGGGAACAAGACCGAGATTGCCCACAGTGTGCTTTTCCTGGCCAGCCCTCTGGCTTCCTATGTGACGGGGGCTGTGCTGGTGGCCGATGGCGGGGCATGGTTGACGTTCCCAAACGATGTCAAAGGGCTGGCGGATTTCGCATCCTTCTCTTCTAAACTCTAG